In Quercus robur chromosome 11, dhQueRobu3.1, whole genome shotgun sequence, the following proteins share a genomic window:
- the LOC126704830 gene encoding sugar transport protein 5-like gives MAGGTFATQGSHPRHAADGAITGSVVIICIVAASAGLIFGYDVGISGGVTAMPPFLEKFFPSIPKKMAEAKPNQYCIFDSQALTAFTSSLYISGLVSSLIAGRVTTTTGRRGILIIGGIIFMIGTLLGVVAVNLAMLILGRLLLGFGVGFTNQAAPIYITEMAPPKWRGAFTTAFQSFLGGGALLATIINWFASKMGENGWRFSLGCAGIPAIIMTVGAFFIPDTPSSLIQRGQLQKARQSLNQVRGVDSDTEAELNNLINYHEAAKAATKQPYKTIFQRKYRPHLVMTAAIPSFQQLTGINIVAFYAPVLFRSVGLSLSGSLIGAIILNFINFSSTFVSAYSVDRFGRRLLFLEAGVQIILCQLILAYIFSAELGTAGTSSFSKGSAILVLVLMCIIAAGFGWSWGPLTWIVPSEILPLEVRPAGQGICIASNFLLTFILSQVFLSILCKMKYGVFLFYAGWVMIMTVFVGLFLPETKGIPLQEMNKIWQDHWFWNRFVEDPSSNYANLIE, from the exons ATGGCAGGAGGGACTTTTGCCACCCAAGGAAGTCACCCTAGGCACGCAGCAGATGGAGCTATAACGGGGTCCGTAGTCATAATCTGCATTGTTGCGGCTTCAGCTGGGTTGATTTTTGGCTACGATGTTGGCATTTCTG GAGGTGTAACAGCAATGCCACCATTTCTGGAGAAGTTCTTCCCATCAATTCCAAAGAAAATGGCAGAGGCAAAGCCAAATCAATATTGTATATTCGACAGTCAAGCCCTTACTGCATTTACATCCTCATTGTACATATCTGGTTTGGTGTCATCTCTTATAGCCGGTCGTGTCACCACAACTACAGGGCGTAGGGGCATTTTGATTATTGGTGGCATCATCTTCATGATCGGTACATTACTTGGTGTTGTTGCCGTGAATCTTGCAATGCTCATTTTGGGACGCCTCCTCCTGGGATTTGGGGTTGGTTTCACAAATCAG GCAGCCCCAATATACATAACAGAGATGGCACCACCAAAATGGCGAGGCGCATTTACCACAGCCTTCCAATCCTTCCTCGGCGGAGGGGCGCTACTTGCAACAATAATAAACTGGTTTGCGTCTAAGATGGGTGAAAACGGGTGGCGATTTTCTCTCGGCTGTGCCGGAATTCCTGCCATCATCATGACAGTGGGTGCATTCTTCATTCCAGACACACCCAGTAGCCTCATCCAACGGGGTCAGCTTCAAAAAGCCAGGCAATCCCTCAACCAAGTCCGTGGCGTGGACTCGGACACTGAAGCTGAGCTCAACAATCTGATCAACTACCATGAAGCAGCCAAAGCCGCCACTAAGCAACCTTACAAGACCATATTCCAAAGAAAGTATCGTCCACACCTTGTGATGACAGCAGCAATTCCATCGTTTCAGCAGTTGACAGGGATCAACATTGTGGCCTTCTATGCGCCTGTTTTATTTCGTTCTGTTGGATTAAGTTTGAGTGGTTCTTTGATTGGAGCTATTATACttaatttcatcaatttttcgTCTACATTTGTTTCAGCTTATTCTGTTGATAGGTTTGGACGAAGACTGTTGTTCTTGGAAGCTGGTGTCCAGATTATCCTCTGCCAG TTGATCTTGGCATATATATTTTCAGCAGAACTAGGGACTGCAGGCACATCAAGTTTCTCAAAGGGATCAGCCATTCTGGTACTGGTCCTAATGTGTATAATCGCCGCCGGATTTGGGTGGTCATGGGGACCTCTAACGTGGATTGTGCCGAGCGAAATCTTGCCGTTGGAAGTCAGACCAGCCGGGCAAGGCATATGCATTGCCAGCAATTTTTTGTTGACGTTCATCCTGTCTCAGGTGTTCTTGTCCATCTTATGTAAGATGAAATATGGGGTGTTCTTGTTCTACGCCGGGTGGGTTATGATAATGACCGTTTTTGTGGGGCTCTTTTTGCCGGAGACTAAGGGGATTCCCTTACAAGAAATGAACAAAATCTGGCAAGACCATTGGTTCTGGAATCGATTCGTTGAAGACCCTTCCTCAAACTATGCAAATTTGATCGAGTAA